A segment of the Cellvibrio sp. KY-YJ-3 genome:
AAACCAATGCCGCTCCAGTGGGGGCGAATATCCGCCTGTGCCGGCAGGCCGCGCGCGGCGGCCCGGCTGCGCTGGGCTAATGTAAGCAGGGCCTGAAACGCGGCCTGTGGTTCTGACATATCTCTGTCCATAACTGTCGTGCATCAACACAGAGATTTTCGGCCCGGCGAGCCTGAGGTCGGTGAATGATGCTTGTTGTTATTGTCTATTCATCATCCCGGATGGTGACAAGCTTGTCCTTTATTACGCCAGTACTTCGGCCATAGCGGCCATCAGCACTTCCTGGGTGATCGGTTTGGATAAATAGGCTTTGGCGCCTTGGCGCATACCCCAAACACGGTCAGTTTGCTGGTCTTTGGTGGTGACGATAATCACCGGAATATGGGCAGTTTCCGGGGTTTTGGACAGCTGGCGAGTCGCCTGGAAGCCGTTTAGACCAGGCATCACCACATCCATCAACACCACATCGGGTAGCTCTTTTTGCGCCATGGCAATACCTGCTTCACCATTATCGGCCGTCATTACAACATGGCCGTTTTTTTCCAACATGCTGGTGAGCTTGTAAGTTTCGGTGGGTGAGTCGTCAATAATTAATACTCTGGCCATAAATGCTCCAAAAAAACATATTAGGTAGCCGCAGTGGTTGCGGTTAATCGTCAGTAATTATTTGGATGAAGCCCCAGCTGACCCTGTTGGTATTATTGCGTTTGAGCGCAGCGGGAGAACAACCAAACTCGCCCCGAGAGGATCGGGGCTTGCCTATCAGGATGCTTTCAAATGCTTGACATGGGCTTCAATGGCGCCCAGCAACTCGCTTTTACTAAAGGGTTTGGTGAGGTATTGATCGGAGCCGACAATACGCCCTTTGGCTTTGTCGAACAGACCGTCTTTACTGGACAACATGATTACCGGCGTAGTCTTGAATTCACTATTATTTTTGATTAACGC
Coding sequences within it:
- the pilH gene encoding twitching motility response regulator PilH, which encodes MARVLIIDDSPTETYKLTSMLEKNGHVVMTADNGEAGIAMAQKELPDVVLMDVVMPGLNGFQATRQLSKTPETAHIPVIIVTTKDQQTDRVWGMRQGAKAYLSKPITQEVLMAAMAEVLA